cagagattaagtgacttgcctagggtcatatactttccaagtgtcagaggcaggatttgaacccaagtctctctTGAATTCACATCCTGTACGCTGTCCACCACACCAAACTGCCCCTCATTTCTCTCTAGGGAATAATAAACTGCAAGGAGGCAGGGAGGACGAGGTTTACTATTACCCCAGAATCCCTAGGGCATGCTAATAAAATGGACTACAAAGAGATCATATTAAGAAGGCCTGATAAAGAATAGCCCAAAAGTACTCTGATGAGGAAGTTTCTGGCTCCCAGAACCCCAGCATAGACAACAGTTAAGTTTAGAAAAGGCAGAGGAAGCAAGGGTGCCAAAGGCCAAGAAACCAGGTCGAAAAATGTGAGAAACTGCCGCCACCTGAGCAAAAATGTCTTTTGATACCAAGTCCTGGTCAGGAAGGAATTGAGAAGGGGAAGTGTCCTGACGGAactgtttctatttctattgtaTGCTGGAGTTGGCCAGTGCTTGCATTACCAAGCTAGTAAAAGACGGAGCCGACCACAGCTCAAGTCACCAGACCCCACGTCATGATGCCACCCATGTGGCCTCTCTAAAATGCCACCAACGTgccagaagtgagatttgaagccAGGCTGGCTGGTTCATTGCCTGAGTCCACTTTGCCATTCTGATCGCTGAAGTTACAAAGTGCCTGGGATGAGAGAGGTCCAGTCCTCCTGTCTGAGGACAAGACAGTTCAAGGCCATCATGTGCTGAAAGACTCAGAGCTACCAATCAGGCCCAACGAGAGGTGAGATTTTGGTGTAACACCCAATCACTGCCTTTGAAGCATGAGTTCTCACTTATAGgttcatttaaactctctgacacaaatgaggaaatcaaaccattagacagaggaggaaactgagggccccAGATGTATAAGGAAGCCCAAGAGCCTTCATTGTACAGACTCCAAATCTCATTGTACCCATGAAAAAACCAAGGACTCCCattagaaagagaaggaaaccaaGGGCCCTTGttgtatagatgagaaaaccaagggcCTCTTATCATCTGGAAGGTCCTCACTGTatatagttaagaaaactgagtcccagaggggATGTGACTTattctaaggtcacacagcagaAAGCCTATAACTCGAACCTAGCTCATGGGACTCTTGGTCCAACATGGGCCACCTGTTTGCCTGAGTCCGTGTGAGAATAAGATTCCTGCCAGTccaaaatggaaatgaagggATGGTGGTGATTCTACTGGGAAGACGGAGACAGAGGATGGACAGACAGGAAGGGCTGACCAGGGAGAGGATAAGGCTGAGGATCTCACCCTCCGGGCTTCACTCTGGTATTTCACGGCCTTTTTGGTGTCAGCCACAGCCGTCTCCACGAAGCCCACCGACTGGTCCATGTTGTTCTCAATGCGATCAATCATGGCTCCCTTTCCCAGAATGGAAGAGGCAGCGGCAGCAGAAAGCAGAGATGGCAtgacagaaaagaggaaagagaaagagcaggCAGAGGTAGGTGCTCTCTTCACGCAAGGCCCCAAGGGACTCTCACCTTCCGGGCCTGACTACGATATTTCACGGCCTTCTTGGTCTCATCTCGAGCCTTCTCCACGTGGTCCACTGTATGCATCACATTCAGTTCTATGTTATCTATCATCTCCCCCTGCAAAGACAGATATTGGTCGTATCACAGCACAAAACCCATCCCACTCACTCTTCAGGGCTGCTGACCCCGAGAGGAAACTGCCCCGTGGCTGTTCCCCCAGAGTCAAGAGTAGACTGAGCTCAGGAATCTTGACAGCCCGGCTTCCACTTAAGTTAGGACTAGAAGAGGCcttaaactgaggcccaggaagaagAAATTCCTTGCCCAAAGGGCatcagatttaaaactggaaggcaTCTACggcatcatctagtccaatctgaTCATTTAACagtcagggaaactgaggtccagagaggaaaTGAATTTAATGCAAAAAGCCTTTATCTTCAGGCATTTACTAAGGGCTCCAGATGCATTCTCTCACGTGATCCTCATAATCTCCAAGGCAGAGACTACAAggattttgcttgtttgttttgtttttattttatttgtttggacTACAATATTTTGATCCTCACTCTGCAGATAAGGATGCTGAGGCTGGCGCAGAGATGCCCATTGTCAAGGAAAAGGGCCAGATCTTTGAATGCCAAGTCCGCTGCTCTGTTGGCCCATACTTCCTCCCCTACAGGCCTTGGATGACACTCCAAGAGCGAGTTAGAATACCATTCCCTCCTGAATCACTTAGTTCTTTCTTAACCAAAGGGTCAGTCCTTAAGGGGACCGtggttttctcttttaaaaaaataccaaaaaaaaaaaaaacccaactcttatcttctatcttggagtcaatactgagtattggtcccaaggcagaagagtggtaagggctaggcaatgggggtcaagtgacttgcccagggtcacactgctaggaagtgtgtgaggccacattcgaacccagaacctcctgactccaggcccagcaccctatccactgagccacccagctgccccttcccacCTAGCTTTCTCAATCTGGGgtccataaacttttttttttaataactgtatttcaactcattgacttcctttgtaatcttgttttattttacacatttgaaAAGTTTATTCTTAGCAAGGAACCTTAGATGTTACCAAGCTGTATAAGGGATCCATGACAGAAAAGACCAAGCACCTCTACTCTAAGTGACTGGGGATTCTGGCCTACCCTAGCTGCTGTAGTAggttcctccttctcccttcccaggAAGGAGTCTCTGAAGGAGATGCCCCACCCCCgggttggtgaacctatggcagcATGCCGGAGAGGGCTGCTCCCGTCTCCCTTTCCACACAGCCTGAAGACACTTCTCCCATTACCcatcctctgcccagcagcctagtggaagtgcttcctccttcccctgtctagggtaaggggggaggggtttgCATTCTGGGCACCCAGTCtctgaaaggtttgccatcactgccctaaccCTTTCGTATACTCATCGCCCCCATTTCTAATGCCTAGAAAAAGAACTTTAATTCTTCTCTTCAGTCCATTCCCTGGTATGCAGAGGTTGAAGGCCCCACACCCCATGCACCAAGACCTTCTCAGCCTCCCCCATCACTATAGACTAGCCAGGAAAGAAGAAGAGTTCACTCACCATTCCCCAAGTCTCACGCCCGATCCTCGCATGGCATTGTGGGTAGAAAACAGAAAGTGGGGGAGGAGAACTTGAGAAGAGGGTGCTAAGGTCTAGAGGGGAACACCTGGGGTCCCTGGCATCTGAGGTCAAGTAAACTCtacaaagaggaagagagaaggggggattCCTGCCCTACAGGAGTCCTGGGAACTAGCTCTGCTAACCGGTCAACAGGAGAGAGCCAAGCCTTACAGCCTTGTGGTGAAAGgaataattaatgataataatggtaGCAATGGCAGCTCCATTTGTGTAGTGCTTAACAGTTGACCCTCCAAAGAGAGGAAGACCTCCGGCACATTGGATGGACCCTTGTAGCAAACTAACTTATGGGACAACACAAACAAGAACCATATAGGGGTGGGCATGAAGAGACTGCAATAGCCCATGTGGGTGGCTCACCTATGAGCTGGAATACTTATAGGTCCCGAAACATTTTCCTCCAACCCACCCTTTGAGGAGTTAAGGTGACATTTAACAAATCCccacttaacagatgaggaaactgaggttcatagaaGTGACACAATCATGTGTCTACTTTGTGGCCCGGCCAGGAACACAAGACTTGGAGCTGAAAAGAACCTTAGGGAAATTCTTGTccagtttctttattttacagattaggaaacagaaCCTCAGAGAAGAGATGAGTTGGCCTTGGTTCCATGGCCAGGAAGAGACAGACCTAGGATTTAAGACTAAATTCCATGAGCTTCACATGACGCCATATTGGTCCTCTTGCCAGGACCTGGCTTCCATCTGGCTGCCTCCACCTGAGGCCCTGAATTCCTCTTGGTTTTTCTGAGATGAACTGCTTAATTGAAtccctttcctgcctcctttcctgGGTCCTAGGCGGTGCCCTCCTCCTGGTCGCTGCCCCTGCCCAATGGCAAGTTACCTGGTTTTCCACTAGCATGGCGATATCCACAAACATGTCGTGGAGCTCCTTGATGCTGCTCTCCAGCCGGACGATGTCCTTGTGCCGCCCTTCAATCTCGCTGAGTGCTTGCTTAGAGATCTGAGAGTCGATGATCTGTAACACATCCGTCCCCATTACATGTGCTGCCCAGGCCCTGGCAGTCTGACTACCAGGCTACATATGCACACCCTTTAGTCAAGTAGCGATTTAGCATCTCCTACGTACAAGGCAAGGGAAATATGGCcatggagtcaagaggacctgagttcaagttctgctttgGATACATAAGCTATGAGACTCTGGGAAAGATTTTCCTAACTCCCAGGATGGCTCTTTCACCATCAGGCTACATTGCCTCTAGTTCAAGGTCCCGGGCTGGGGGATACAGAGATGAAATAAGGGACAGGCCCAACCCTGGAGCAGCTTTACAGTCTCCATTAGGCTAGGACCAGGGGAATATAAGAAGAGGAGACCAAGAGCTCCAGGAGAATTGAGTGGGGGGAGTGGCCACTTTCAGCTAGAAGGTGGGTAGGAGTGGGAAGAGGGTGGGAATCAGGCCTTCACTTTTCCCAAACTCCGATTCTTCCATCTGTTTCTATGAAGGTCCCTCCCTGCCTCTTGACGCTGGACACTAATGGAAGCTCCAGACGGGAAgagatcatttcttttttgtctttgtctccccatcagctagcacagtgcctagcccaGAGCGGGTGATTACTAAATGTCAGTGATCGATTCAATGGCCTGATTGACTGGTGGATCCCCACTCCATCAAGTCTAGacgttgtaaacctcaaaatttcttagacttataaatgttggaaatctcaccattgggaaatttcatacttgaaaaatttcctattgatagtgggtcttggctattggaatgtgaaccccattggcatgagagtttccccctcctcccttcttaagattactttaggacagaaaccttttgctgaacaatggaaaggactttgacctatgcttaagcatagaacaggaatttctttgagtcatgattgattttagaattgatacaatggagatacttggaatcaatctccaccctactcagtcctaacaggattgaggaagggctgcagcatagatcaaaatttaattattccaatctctaccctactcaggttaacaggatttaggaagggctgtagcaaaggatcaaagatttaattatttgaaaatatgaccttcaacagacatgtgcaaagccagagacctctgggcggtcctgggttaagctagagcctccattggcacagggaaattgatggacagtgactggtagatgtgagaactgaggggaggcaacttggatggtttccttaaaagagagaggggtctgaagactcggagGGGGGGTTTtaggagttggtcggagtggttgcaggatgctcggagaagcttgctctgaaggaagctgaaggtgggggctctgagactgtttctccattttggtcatgtgagtaatagggactgatctctttctttgccccagctatctaagggcttgggccttttggcccagcctaaacagaaggggtatttaagccctattcccttctctcccctttctctctacctctatctctctatctctaattcctttcttcctcctgtttgtaattaaaactccataaaaggttgacggctgacttgagttttcatttaggaattacatagctaaattccttggtgaccttaaattaatatatatcagtcttttaaaagtgatttccttgtcacaacgtCCCCCTTCTTCTCAGGACACTCACCCCAGAAGTGAAAATGGCTGGGTTCCCGCTCTCCAACATCTCTTCCAGTTCCTCATCTGTGGTTTTCTTGCCGGCTTTATGCCAAAGGAAGGAGAGTGTCAGACACAGAAGACCAGAACAGATTCCTTAGCAGGCCTCCTGGAAACTAGGGCTAAGGGGAGCGGGTTGTGTTCCCTCTCTACAGCTAGGGCCAGGACAAAAGTCGAGGGATGGGAAAAGCATTCCAATATGGCGGataggcctgggttcaaattcaggctctgacacttactagctgtgtgacctcagacagcTCCCATAAGCTCACTGAGTCTCGACTTCCTCGTGTGTAAaacaagggggggagggggagacagtAGAAAAGAGGGGAGCTCAGGGAGAAGGCAGATAGGTCCAGGAGAGGCATAGCATTGCCCAGGGAGCCTTAAGGAACTCAAGGATATGCATGACACAAGGCCAGAATTTGGGGCTTCCCTTCACATGCCCCCCCTGGCTGGAATTTTATGTTTACGCACACTGGCTCCAAAGGACAGTGTACATGGGTCAGAGAGCCTGCAGAAACCCACATTTATGGGTAGGTTGTCATGTCGTGATTATTCTTGTTCAGTAAACATTTCCTTATtaagaagaattaaaaaggaaataaataaaagaaaaggggggCTCGATCAGGCAGCCTTCACAGACCCCCTACAGGTCTGCAGGTCTAGATCTATCTATGATGCTATAATAAATTGAAATTGGCCTAGAACTCGGCTGCCTTCTCTGCTCTCTCCAGCAGGGGGCGGTGTAACCCCTGGGAAACAACAATGCACAGGGCTGCCTTGACCCAGGGCCACCTCCCGGCCTTAGCACATCCTGGCCTGCCAGGCAAGTGGGTCACAGGGCAGGCCGGGGCCCACGTTCGCTCTGAGAACCTACTGATTTCCAGCTGCCTCTGGATGCGGCCTTTACTGCGTTCCCGGAAGTCCACCTGGGCTTCGTTATACTTGGTCATCACCTCCACAAACTTCCGGGAGAGGACGGAGTGCTGTGGGGACAAGGAAGAGGAAGTGAGGCTACGGATACTTCCTCTTGGTTAGCCCTTGCTTCTACTTCTAATGTCCCCAAGCTTCATTTTGTCCCCTTATGACTAgacagggagggggcagctgggtggctcagtggagagagagccagacctagcgacaagaggtcctgggttcaaagctagcctcagacgcttcctagctgggtgaccctagataAATCACCCTGCCTGGCCCTTCCCACTCTAATGCCTTGGACCcaacacaggattgattctaagagggaaggcaaGAAGACCTTGCTCTAAGGGCTCTAAGCTCAGACTCTTGGgattctctttctgcctctctttccttgattctttcttcctctttggaCCCagcatctttcctttccctccttcctccatccccacTAGTATCCAACCAAGAACTAAGACCTGTAGACTGAGGCCTCTAGTTAATCCCGTTGGTTCCAGCCTAATCTAGGCTCGCTTCAAATCGCCATAACAGGCTCTTCGACAATCTCTGTATTTCCAGTTTCTACCCCAACCTCCAGCCCATCCTATAGGAGCTGCCAGATTAATCTTTCAGAAAAGAACGCTTCTCCAATATTTGTCTTGTCTACAGTGGCTTCCTGGGGCCTGTAGAAGCAAGTCTTAATAACAGCTAACACGATAAAGCATCCCAAGGTTTGTGAAGCGCTTTACAAATAGGAACTCAATTCTTCCTCACACATCCCTGGGAGGGACGGGCTATTATCATCCTTCACGTTACAGATGAAGCCAATGAGGCAGatggaacttaagtgacttgcacagttgTTTGATGgttctctcccccattagactgagcCCCCTGATGCCAGGGCTACTTGGGTTTTGCTTTGTATCTTCCACCTGGAGCACAGTGcccggcacacagtaggtgtttaataaacgtGAGCTGGCTGTCTTCTCTAAAGTGTCCTCCAGTTGCTTCATGTAGGCAAATCTAATATCCCTGACCAGATAATAAATACTT
This DNA window, taken from Monodelphis domestica isolate mMonDom1 chromosome 6, mMonDom1.pri, whole genome shotgun sequence, encodes the following:
- the STX3 gene encoding syntaxin-3 isoform X7; this encodes MKDRLEQLKAKQLTEDDADDEVEIAIDNTAFMDEFFAEIEETRLNIDKIAENVEGAKKLYSVILSAPIPEPKTKDDLEQLTGEIKKMANNVRNKLKNMERHIEQDEVRSSADLRIRKSQHSVLSRKFVEVMTKYNEAQVDFRERSKGRIQRQLEITGKKTTDEELEEMLESGNPAIFTSGIIDSQISKQALSEIEGRHKDIVRLESSIKELHDMFVDIAMLVENQGEMIDNIELNVMHTVDHVEKARDETKKAVKYRSQARK
- the STX3 gene encoding syntaxin-3 isoform X1 — its product is MKDRLEQLKAKQLTEDDADDEVEIAIDNTAFMDEFFAEIEETRLNIDKIAENVEGAKKLYSVILSAPIPEPKTKDDLEQLTGEIKKMANNVRNKLKNMERHIEQDEVRSSADLRIRKSQHSVLSRKFVEVMTKYNEAQVDFRERSKGRIQRQLEITGKKTTDEELEEMLESGNPAIFTSGIIDSQISKQALSEIEGRHKDIVRLESSIKELHDMFVDIAMLVENQGAMIDRIENNMDQSVGFVETAVADTKKAVKYQSEARRVRSSALSSPWSALPVCPSSVSVFPVESPPSLHFHFGLAGILFSHGLRQTGGPCWTKSPMS
- the STX3 gene encoding syntaxin-3 isoform X6, producing the protein MKDRLEQLKAKQLTEDDADDEVEIAIDNTAFMDEFFAEIEETRLNIDKIAENVEGAKKLYSVILSAPIPEPKTKDDLEQLTGEIKKMANNVRNKLKNMERHIEQDEVRSSADLRIRKSQHSVLSRKFVEVMTKYNEAQVDFRERSKGRIQRQLEITGKKTTDEELEEMLESGNPAIFTSGIIDSQISKQALSEIEGRHKDIVRLESSIKELHDMFVDIAMLVENQGAMIDRIENNMDQSVGFVETAVADTKKAVKYQSEARR
- the STX3 gene encoding syntaxin-3 isoform X5, producing the protein MKDRLEQLKAKQLTEDDADDEVEIAIDNTAFMDEFFAEIEETRLNIDKIAENVEGAKKLYSVILSAPIPEPKTKDDLEQLTGEIKKMANNVRNKLKNMERHIEQDEVRSSADLRIRKSQHSVLSRKFVEVMTKYNEAQVDFRERSKGRIQRQLEITGKKTTDEELEEMLESGNPAIFTSGIIDSQISKQALSEIEGRHKDIVRLESSIKELHDMFVDIAMLVENQGEMIDNIELNVMHTVDHVEKARDETKKAVKYRSQARKVRVPWGLA